DNA sequence from the Mycteria americana isolate JAX WOST 10 ecotype Jacksonville Zoo and Gardens unplaced genomic scaffold, USCA_MyAme_1.0 Scaffold_245, whole genome shotgun sequence genome:
tccctgtccccaaatgacaccccgtgtccccttgtccccatgtcccccatgggacaccccgtgtccccctgaTCCTCATCACCATGGgacaccccatgtccccccactgCTCATCGCTGTGGGTCACTccacgtccccctgtccccatccccacgggacaccccgtgtccccctgtccccatccccatagAATgacccatgtccccctgtccccgtccccatgggacaccccatgtccccctgtccctgtccccacggcacaccccatgtccccctgtccccatccccatgggacaccctgtgtccccctgtccctgtccccacagaataccccgtgtccccctgtccccatccccacaggacaccccatgtccccctgtccctgtccccacgggacaccccgtgtccccctgtccctgtccccatagAATgacccatgtccccctgtccccgtccccatgggacaccccatgtccccctgtccccatccccatgggacaccccgtgtccccctgtccctgtccccacagaaTGACCCATGTCCCCCTTTCCCCGTCCCCACGGGacaccccatgtccccctgtccctgtccccacgggacaccccgtgtccccctgtccccgtccccatagAATgacccatgtccccctgtccccgtccccatgggacaccccatgtccccctgtccctgtccccacggcacaccccatgtccccctgtccccgtccccatgggacaccctgtgtccccctgtccctgtccccacagaataccccgtgtccccctgtccccgtccccacaggacaccccatgtccccctgtccctgtccccacgggacaccccgtgtccccctgtccctgtccccatagAATgacccatgtccccctgtccctgtccccacggcacaccccacgtccccctgtccctgtccccatagAATgacccatgtccccctgtccctgtccccacggcacaccccacgtccccctgtccccgtccccacgggacaccccatgtccccctgtccccatccccacaggacaccccatgtccccctgtccccgtccccccgggacaccccgtgtccccctgtccccgtccccatagAATgacccatgtccccctgtccccgtccccacgggacaccccgtgtccccctgtccccgtccccatagAATgacccatgtccccctgtccccgtccccacgggccaccccgtgtccccctgtccccgtccccagagAATgacccatgtccccctgtccccgtccccacgggccaccccgtgtcccccatccccatgggacaccctgtgtccccccccgtccctgtccccacgggccaccccgtgtcccccatccccacgggacaccccgtgtccccccccgtccctgtccccacgggacaccccgtgtcccccccccgtccccacagcACCCCCCACGTCTCCTTGTCCCCTCTGACCTTGTCGGTGTCCCCGCGTCCCTCGGAGCTGACGCTGCCGTCCCTCTTGCCGGCCTCGGCGCTGGACGAGGCGCCGTAGAggggcgcggggacccccccggccgctgccgccggcccccccacccccggcagccccgtgGGGGTGGCGGGCGCCGAGGGGCACCCCACCAGCGGCAGGGCCCCGTGCAGCAGGTACGGGGGGGGCgcgtggggggccggggggtgggcggcgggcgcggggggctggggggctcccaggggggcCGGCGCCTTGGTGTGGCTCAGGATCTGCAAgagggggagagcgggggggggtcctgtggggtgggggggccacCCCTGGGGGTCCGCAGCCCCCTCACGGATGGGacgtggggggagaggggggtgcCCAGACATCGGGGTGCCCGCCCCAGGGGTGCATGTCGGGGGGAAGGGGGCGTCCCTCTCTTGGGGAGGTGGCtgtcccttgggggggggggtgcctgtcCCCTGTTGGGGTCACAAGGGTCACCCCCCCCCAGGATATATGTCCCCTCTTGGGAGGGACTGTGCCCCCCATGGGGATGCTGTGCCTTTAAGGAGGTGGCTGTCCCCTCAGGGGCgtgcctgtccccccccccccaggatatACGTCCCTTTTTGGGGGTGGCTGTGCCCCCCATGGCGATGCTGTCCCTTTAGGGGGTGGCTGTCCCCTCTTGGGGGGGGTGGCCATGCCCCCCATGGGGATGCTGTCCCTTTAAGGAGGTGGCTGTCCCCTCTCGGGGGGGTGGCTGTGCCCCCCATGGCGATGCTGTCCCTTTAGGGGGTGGCTGTCCCCTCTCGGGGGGGTGGCTGTGTCCCCCATAGGGATGCTGTCCCTTTAAGGAGGTGGCAGCCCCCTCTCGGGGGGGTGGCTGTCCCTTTAGGGTGGTGGCTGTGCCCCCCATGGGGATGCTGTCCCTTTAGGAGGTGGCTGTCCTCTCTCGGGGGGGTGGCTGTGCCCCCCCTGGGGATGCTGTCCCTTTAGGGGGTGGCAGTCCCCTCTCGGGGGGGTGGCTGTCCCTTTAGGGTGGTGGCTGTGCCCCCCATGGCGATGCTGTCCCTTTAGGAGGTGGCTGTTCCCTCTCGGTGGGGGTGGCTGTGCCCCCCATGGGGATGCTGTCCCTTTACGGGGTGGCAATCCTCTCTCGGGGGGGGTGGCTGTGCCCCCCCTAGGGATGCTGTCCCTTTAGGAGGTGGCTGTCCCCTCTCGGTGGGGGTGGCTGTGCCCCCCATGGGGATGCTGTCCCTTTACGGGGTGGCAATCCTCTCTCGGGGGGGTGGCTGTGCCCCCCCTGGGGATGCTGTCCCTTTAGGGGGTGGCAGTCCCCTCTCAGGGGGGTGGCTGTCCCCTCTCGGGGGGGGGTGGCTGTCccctctcggggggggggggggggtggctgtgCCCCCCCTGGGGATGCTGTCCCTTTAGGGGGTGGCAGTCCCCTCTCAGGGGGGTGGCTGTCCCTTCAAGGAGCTggctgtcccccccccaggcacgCTGTCCCTTTAGGGGGGTGGCCGTCTCCTCTGGGGGTGGCACACTCCCCCCTGGGGCGACTGTCCCTTCTCAGGGCGACTGTCCCTTCTCAGggtggctgccccccccccccccgcccaggggaGGGTGCCAGCAGCGGTGACAGACGAGTGCCACCCCCGTCCCGCGCGTCCCCACCTGGTTGGTGGCCTGGATCAGCTCCTGCGCCTTGGCCCGGCTGGCCAGGTTGGCCTCCTCCATCTTGAACAGCAACGCCGTCACTGCGGGGAACAGCCAGACGCCCCGTcaccccggggacggggacagggacgcccccaccccgccctcccccccgtcccccccgcgtccccgaGTGCCACCTACGTGCCAGCACGCCGCTCGTGGCGCAGTCCACGCCACCCTGCAGGTTCCAGGCCACCGGTGCCGGCGGGGGTGCCAAGGGACGTCCCGCTTCTTCCTTCGCCTCCGAACGGCTGTCGGCTTCGGGTTCGGCTCGGGGGGGATCCGCGCCGGCCGGACCCCCCGTTACCGCCACCGCCGTcgccggggggggccccccgTTACCGCTGCCGCCCGCCGGTCCCTCCTCGGGGAGGAAGGAGACGTCGGGGGTCTTGCAACTGCTGTCGACCGTCTGCGAGTCGGGCGTCAGCTCCCGCTCGGCCGCCGGCGTCACCGTCACCGCCGCCGCCGTCACCGTCGCCTTGCCGGGGGGCGGGCTGGGGGGTTTGGGGCTGCCCCCCGACTTCTCCGAGCCCGACCAAGTCGGTTCGACCTTGGGGGGCAAGCGGAGGGGGGAACTGCCGGCCCCTTGGCTACAACTGTCCGCCTTGGACTTCTTGAGCGAGCCCTTGGGCTtggtcttcctcttcttcctcgcCTCGCCGCCGGCCTTGGCTTTGCCGCCGGCCCCCTTGGGCTTCTTCAACCCCGCCTTGACCTTGGGGGCTTTGGCCTTCTTGACCTTGACCCCCGTCTCCTTGGGGGGCTCGGCTTTGCCCCCCGCCTTGGCCTCGGCCGCCGCTTTCTCCTCGGGTTTGAGAAAAGGCGCCCGGCTTTCGGCGTCGCGGCTGAACTTAACCCCGATGGAACCACCGGAACCGGATCCGCCGCTCTCCTTCCCCGCCGCCGTGGTGGAGCTGACGCCCTCCCGGATGAGGACGGCCACCTTGGACTGCAGCTTCACCTTACGGGAAGCGGGGGGCTTGGCGGGGACCCCCTCCCCGTCCTTGTGGCCCCCCCCTTTGCTCTTCCGCGGCGCCTTCTCCCTCTCGCCGCGTGCcgtcttctccttctcccccttgGCCGGCtccggcggaggcggcggggggcggccgggggtcTCCTtaaattttttcttgtatttctcccGGGCGGGGGGACGCTCCTCCGTCCGGCTGCGCTTCCGCTCCTTCTCCTTCTTGCTCTCCGTCGCCGGGCGCGATTCTCCTTTACCCCCCCGGGCCGGCGCCTCGGGGGGTTCGCGGTCGGAGAATCCTTCGAAGCTCAACCCTTCGGAATCGTAGAGAACCTCTCGCTTGGCCGGCTCCGGCGTGCCTTCCCGCCGGCTGACGGTGATGGTCCGTTTGATGGCGAAGAGATCGGCGTCGTTCAGCTCCTGGACGGAAGGCGGCACAAccgcccgcgcctcccgccgccgcgccgcctgtTCCCCCCCCTTCTCCGTTTTGGGGTCCCCCGCTCCCTCGCGGGAGGGTCGACGGGACGGCCGGCGTTCCCGGGATCGCGACCgttgcttcttcttcttcttcccctcgCCGCGGTGCTTCTCCTTGTGCCGGGGTCGCCGGGGTCTCTCGCCGCTGCCCGAACGTCGGCTCCGTCGTTTTTCCCGAGAGCGAGAACGTCGACCCCGCGACCAAGAACGCCGGCGAGAACGGGAACGGGAACCGCGACGCCGATGCCGCTCCTTGGGTTTGGGGGGCGGTTCGGGGGGTTTCTTGCCCCCCCAAGCCGCCCCCCCTCGCTCCCGCGAGCGCTTGGGTTTCTtgcgggaggcggcggagggggagcggggcgaggggggggcgCGCAGGCGGCGCTGGCTCAGGATCTTGCGGCGCAGGTCGGAGCCCCCCCCTTTCCAACGGGGGTCCGGTTGGCTGTCGGCGCCGAAATCCCCCTCCTCGTCCGAATCGGcgtggagagagagaaaatcgTCGCCCTCCGGtagccgggggggccggggttCGGCCGCCCGTCCcctgccggtgccgccgccggtgccgccggtgcGGAAGAGCCGGAGGGGGCTGTAACGCTCGTCCTCGGGCTGCACGATCTCCCCCTCCTCGATTTCCGAATCGCCGCCGGTCAGACCCCACTCGCGCCGACCCCGGTGCCGGTTGGTTTTggtgccgcggggctgggggggtaaCGGGGGGGCCGGCGCTTTGGGGTTGCCGGCGGCCACCACCTCCAACGacaccttcccctccagcttGGGGTGGGCTTCGCTCTCCGGCCGGCTCTTGGTGGCCAGGTCCACCACGAAGACGCGACGCCGCGGTTCCGGAACGGCTCCTTCGGGGGGTTGCGAggtttcatcttcctcttcttcttcctcttcttcctcctccggCAGCGTGGAGTCGGCGccgggggggttctggggggcgcggggggccggggggcccggcTCGGGCTCCTTCTCGAAGTCCTGGCTGAGGCTGTTGTCGTCGTAGATGCCGGCTAAAGTCTCCGAAATGCGGCTGATGCTGTGGGAGACGTCGGGACGACCGGccggctcttcctcctcctcctcttcttcctcctcttcttcctcctcctcttcctcctcttcctcttcctcgtcGGGACTCGGGCTGCTACGGGAGGAGCTGGGGTTGGAGCCGGTGGGATCGAAGGGGTCGTACTTCTGGTCCTGCCGGCCTTCGGCCTCTTTGCCGGGCGAGGAGGCTCCGTAGGCGAAGTCCCCCCCGGGGTTGTCCTCGTCGGTGGGGTGGAAGGGGTCATAAATATCCAGGGCGGGCGAGCGAgggcggcaggcggcggcggcggcgggcggggggccgggctgcgaggaggaggaggaggacgaggccgaagaggaggaagagcgggaggaggaagaggaggaagaagaggaggaagaggaggaagaagaatcGGCCTTCTCCAGGgcgctgctggggggctgcgtcCGTGCCGGCTcctcccggggggccggggggccctggggacgctgctgttgctgctgttgctgttgcccccccggaccccccggtGCCGCTGCCCGAGGACcccgggggcgccggggccggcccggcgttgggggggggggcccgaCGGGTCCGgtggggcagcggcagggccgggggggtcccggctgggggtcctgggggggccgggggaccccCGGGCGCTCGCCAGCGCCGTGCTGAGGAGCCAGGGAGGCGGCctgggggaggcggaggggggggggggtcaggggggccCCAGCGGGACCcgccagcaccctgcaccccccccaaagccctatgccccccccccagggaccccctcatgccccacgtccccccagcaccctacttcaccccccccaggaccctcaGAAGGACCTACACCCCCCCAATaccccctgtgtcccctcagagacccccccccagcaccctgtgtgtccccccaggtacccccccagcaccccacgtcTCCCCCCAACGCCCCATGTTCCCCCCAGTACCCCGTATCCTTCCCAGTGAccccccccaaatgcccccccagcaccctattTCTCCCAATGGctcccccaaataccccccaagtcccccaaactccccccccaacaccccaagtgcccccccaaacgccccccccacctcctttgGGGGCCCTCCAGGGCCTCTCGCGCCGCAGGAGCCCCGAGGCGGCGGCcaggtcccccaggtccccaacTCGCACCTCAGCCACCAgctccacctcctcttcctccccgtccccctccccgctgcggggacagggcaggggggtcggggggggggtggggggcacccaggtgtccgggcaccacccccccccccctcacccagCACCTGGgacctctcccctgccccacacagggaggggacccagccatctGGGTGTTCCTctgtcccctccttgtccccacaAGGGAACCTGGGGGTCCGgctcaccccctccccccctacccaggggacccaggcatccagccccccccgccccccaagggGACCGAGGCGTCTGGGTCACCCCCTCCCACCCTaagggcacccaggtgtcccACTTGCCCCCCCacggggacccaggcatccagctccccaccccacccccctcaggggaccccctgaccccccccaaggggacccaggcatccagctccccacccccccccccctcaggggaccccctgaccccccccaaggggacccaggcatccagctcccccccccaccctcccaggggaccccctgacccccccccaagGGGACCCCAGGAGTccacctccccccctcccagggaACCCAGGCATCtggctgaccccccccccccccaaaacacccacgCATCCAActcaccccacagcaccctaccATCTACcttacctccccccccccccccaaaaaggaacCCACGAGTCCAGctgaccccccacccccaccccccaggggacccaggcgttgggctgacccccccacaccccccagggGTCTggctgaccccccccccaggggacccaggcatcaggctgacccccccaaaaccccccaggggacccagatgtccagctaacccccccccaggggacccaggcatctggctGACCCCCCCCAGAGGACCCAGGGGTCCGgctgaccccccaccccccaccccccaggggacccaggggtccagctgacccccccaaaaccccccaggggTCCAGCTGatccccccccaggggacccaggggtctggctgacccccccaaaaccccccaggggTCCAGCTGatccccccccaggggacccaggtgtccagctgatccccccccccccagggaaccgAGGCATCTGGCTGatcccccccaggggacccaggggtctggctgacccccccaaaaccccccaggggTCcagctgaccccccccccccaggggacccaggggtccagctgatccccccccccaggggaccgaGGCATCTGGCTGatccccccccaggggacccaggggtctggctgacccccccaaaaccccccaggggTCcagctgacccccccccccaggggacccaggggtccggctgaccccccaccccccaggggTCCGGctgacccccccccaccccccccccccaggggtccGGCGCTCACCCCCCGGCAGCGGTGCCCAGGAGGAGCTGCGCCCGCAGGGAGGCCAcgcagctctgctggagctggtCCAGGGCGCCcgccagcccgcccgccgcctcccacGCCTTTGGGGAGAAAACCACCAAAAACGGGTCAGCGGGTGCCTCTCCGGGTCAGTACCGAAGCcgtactgggatgtactgggatgtactgggaaggaaaagggagcCACTCACCGGGCCACCCTCGGCgcggggtccccagcaccatcGCTGCCGGGCCATCCTCTTCGTCGCGGCGtctgggagggggggggaggcagggtgaGGGCGGCACGGTgacgcggggacggggacgtggggacggggacgtggggacacggcgAGGGACGCAGcaacggggacgtggggacggggacgtggggacacggcgAGGGATGCAGcaacggggacgtggggacggggacgtggggacggggacgtggggacacagcgAGGGACGCAGcaatggggacgtggggacggggacgtggggacagggacgtggggacagggacgtggggacacggcgagggacgtggggacggggatgtggggacggggacgtggggacggggacgtggggacggggacgtggggacacagcgAGGGACGCAGcaacggggacgtggggacggagCCAGCACCGTGGGAGTGACACCCACCGGGGTGTGACAACGCAGGGGACGCTGGCACAAGAACaggcccccccaacccccccccgagacacgaggggacacggggacagggggccAGACCCCTGGGGACATGCCAGCCCCAccctgggggacacggggaggggacagcccgctccccccccccaaatccatccCTACCTTCGCCCCCGGCCCAGCCTGGGAAGCCGCCGCTCACCACGCGCTGCAGGGCcttctgtggggagaaaaaaagggggagaccccccccccccaaaaccccatcagGAGGGTCAcagccccccaaaaaccccattGGGGGTcacagccccccctcccccccccaaaccccatcggggggggtcacagccccccccccaaacccccctgctCTTACCACGAGGACCTGCCCGGGGCGCAGGGGGCCCTCGGGCTCGGGGGgggccccgccgggaccccccccctcctcgCCGGGCCCCGCTGGGtcctcccgcccccccgggggccggggcttctcctcctcctccatggggACGGCGATGgcctgggggggggagagagggggcactggggaccccccctctgccccacagcccccccttTTCTGCCCCAATTCCTCTTTGACTACCACAATTCTTCTGCTTCTCGCTCCCATTCTGCTCTTTTCTGTCCCAATTCTCCTCTTTCTTACCCCAAGTTTTCTGTTCTTATCCGAAATTCCTCTTTTCTAtcccaattttctctttttctgctctattttcacccttttctttcttaattccCTCTTTTTgtaccccagacccccccaattCCCACCCCTGCCTCCCTGACCCCACTTTTCccattctttgctttttttgactcaaatatttcttttcccacatCAATTTATGTGTTGCTCCCCCTATTACACTTTTTTGCTCGTTACTACCCCAAATTCCATTTTCCCACCCcaaattcccttttccctccccaaatTCCCCCATTCTCACCCCCAATAATCTCACCACACCCCAAATCCCCCATTCCCGCTCCAAATCCCCTCGTTCCCGCCCAAATCACCTCACCACGTCCCAAATCCTCTCGTTCTTACCCCAAATCGCACGTTCACACCCCAAATACCTCCTTCTGCTCCAAACTCCCCTTATTCCCTCCCCAAATTCTCCAATCCTGCCCCAAATCCCCTCACCGTACCCCAAATCTCCACGTTTCTTCCCCAACCGCTCCTTTCCTACCCCAAaactccccattcccaccccaaaCTCCCTCCCCATACCCCAATTCTCCTCGTTTTTATATCAAATTCTCGTCTCCTGCCCCAAATCACCCCACCATACCCCCAATGCCCTCACCATACCCCAAATTTCCCCGTTCCTGCACCTAATCCATCCATTCCCACCCCAAATCTCCCCATTCCCCCTCCAAATCCCCTCACCATACCCCCAATCTCCCCgtttccaccccaaatccccccattcCTGCCCCAAATCCCCTCACCGCACTCCAAATCTCCGTGTTCTTTCCCCAAACGCTCCTTTCTTACCCCAAACCCCCCCattccctccccaaaccccctccccataCCCCAAATCTCCTTGTTCCCATCTCAaattcccctctcctgccccaaatCACCTCACCGCACCCCAAATCACCTCACCATACCCTAAATCTGCTCGCCATACCCCAAATCTCCCTATTCCTACCCCCAATCCATCCATTCTCACCCCAAATCCTCTCACCCTACCCCAAATCTCATTTCTACCCCAAATCCCCCGTTCCTGCCCCCAATCTCCCCGTTTCCACCCCAAATCTCCTCACCATACCCCAGATCTCCCCgtttccaccccaaatccccccttccCGCCCTAAATCACCTCACCGCACCCCAAGTCTCATTTCTACCCCAAAGCCCCTGttcccaccccaaatcccctcacCGTACCCCAAATCTCCTCATTTCTACCCCAAATCTCCCCGTTCCCACCCCCGAccccccccttcccgccccaAATCCCCTCACCCTACCCCAAATCTCCCCGTTTCTACACCAAATCCCCTCACCACATCCCAAATCTCCCCgtttccaccccaaatcccctgtTCCCGCCCCAAATCCCCCCGCCATACCCCAAATCTCCTCATTTCTACCCCAAATCTCCCCGTTCCCACCCCCGAccccccccttcccgccccaAATCCCCTCACCCTACCCCacacctccctcttcccaccccaaaccccccccccctccccgccccacacCCCCTCGCTCTGCCCCGCACCCCCCCGTTcccgccccagccgccccccccccccccccgggccccacaccccctcgctcccccccacccccggcgccccccggcccggcccggccccgctacCTCCGCCCCCGCCCTCAgagccgcgggccgggcccggccgcccccgccgccatcttACCCGCTgctccgctccgccgcgggggcggggccgcgcggggcacgccgggagcgCCGCCTGGCGGGGGGGAGGACTCGGACTACAcctcccgccggcccccgcgccaCGCGTTGCTAGGCGACGGGCGCCTGTGGGCGGACCtccgcgggaggggcggggcgtcGCGCACACACCCCCGTAGCCGCGCCTCCCTTCGCATGACCACGCCCCCGCGCGGCCGCGCCCCGTCACGGCCACGCCCCCCCTCCCGGCCCGGGCCGCCTTGTAAGGTAGAGGCGCGCGCGCGGGGGGCGGGGTTTTGCATACATTAGCGTgtggccccgcccccgcgggccgcggccgggcatggagcggggccgggagcggcgcggcggggccggggggttCGGGGGAACGGGGGGaaccggggggctcgggggggccgggccccccccagAGCGGCTCCGCCTGGTCGTGCTGGGCGGTGGCGGCGTCGGGAAGAGCGCGCTGAGCGTCCGCTTCGTCCAGGTacggggggacccccccaaaaccgggacaacaccctgcccccccccccccccgaaaccgggacacccccccccaaaacagggatcACCCCTCCCCGAAACCGGGGCACCCCCCAAGACCGGGATATCCCTCGaaaccgggacaccccccccaaaacagggaccaCCCCCCCGAAACCGGGGACACCCCCAaaaccgggacaccccccccaaaaccggggcACCCCCCAAAACCGGGataccccccccaaaaccccgacacccccccccaaaaacaggGACCACCCCCCCCCGAAACCGGGGACACCCCCGaaaccgggacacccccccccaaaacagggaccaCCCCCCCGAAAgcgggacaccccccccaaaacagggatcACCCCTCCCCGAAACCGGGGACACCCCCAaaaccgggacaccccccccctcgAAACCGGGACACCCCCAAAACAGGGACCACCCCCCCCCGAAaccggggacacccccaaaccgggacaccccccccccgaaagCGGGACACCGCCCCCCAAAACCGGGGCACCCCCCAAGACCGGGATACCCCCTCGaaaccgggacaccccccccaaaacagggaccaCCCCCCCGAAACCGGGGACACCCCCAaaaccgggacaccccccccaaaaccggggcACCCCCCAAAACCGGGataccccccccaaaaccccgacacccccccccaaaaacaggGACCACCCCCCCCCGAAACCGGGGACACCCCCGaaaccgggacaccccccccaaaacagggaccaCCCCCCCGAAAgcgggacaccccccccaaaacagggatcACCCCTCCCCGAAACCGGGGACACCCCCAaaaccgggacaccccccccctcgAAACCGGGACACCCCCAAAACAGGGACCACCCCCCCCCGAAaccggggacacccccaaaccgggaaaccccccccccccgaaagcgGGACACTGCCCCCCAAAACCGGGGCACCCCCCAAGACCGGGATACCCCCTCGaaaccgggacaccccccccaaaacagggaccaCCCCCCCGAAACCGGGGACACCCCCAaaaccgggacacccccccccaaaaccggggccccccccaaaaccgggatacccccccaaaaccccgacacccccccccaaaaacagggaccacccccccccccgaaaccggGGACACCCCCGAAAgcgggacaccccccccaaaacagggatcACCCCTCCCCGAAACCGGGGACACCCCCAaaaccgggacaccccccccctcgAAACCGGGACACCCCCAAAACAGGGACCACCCCCCCCCGAAaccggggacacccccaaaccgggacacccccccccgaAAGCGGGACACTGCCCCCCAAAACCGAGGCACCCCCCAAGACCGGGATACCCCCTCGaaaccgggacaccccccccaaaacagggaccaCCCCCCCGAAACCGGGGAACCCCCTCCAAAACAGggaccaccccccccaaaaccggggcACCCCCCAAGACCGGGATACCCCCCCCGaaaccccgacacccccccccaaaaacaggGACCACCCCCTCCCGAAACCGGGGACACCCCCAaaaccgggacaccccccccctcgAAACCGGGACACGCCCAAAACAGGGACCACCCCCCCGAAagcgggaccccccccaaaaccgggacCCCCTCCATAatcgggacaccccccccccccaaaccaggaccccctccccaaaaccgggacccccccccaatcGGACCCCCCCCTAAACCCGGGACCACGCCCCCAAAACCGGGGGACCCCCCCC
Encoded proteins:
- the SCAF1 gene encoding splicing factor, arginine/serine-rich 19, which produces MGARSRRIVAIAVPMEEEEKPRPPGGREDPAGPGEEGGGPGGAPPEPEGPLRPGQVLVKALQRVVSGGFPGWAGGEASPALSHPGGCHSHGAGSVPTSPLLRPSLCPHVPTPRRRGWPGSDGAGDPAPRVARRGRRRAGWRAPWTSSSRAAWPPCGRSSSWAPLPGAGRGTGRKRRWSWWLRCELGTWGTWPPPRGSCGARGPGGPPKEAASLAPQHGAGERPGVPRPPQDPQPGPPRPCRCPTGPVGPPPPTPGRPRRPRGPRAAAPGGPGGQQQQQQQQRPQGPPAPREEPARTQPPSSALEKADSSSSSSSSSSSSSSSRSSSSSASSSSSSSQPGPPPAAAAACRPRSPALDIYDPFHPTDEDNPGGDFAYGASSPGKEAEGRQDQKYDPFDPTGSNPSSSRSSPSPDEEEEEEEEEEEEEEEEEEEEEEPAGRPDVSHSISRISETLAGIYDDNSLSQDFEKEPEPGPPAPRAPQNPPGADSTLPEEEEEEEEEEDETSQPPEGAVPEPRRRVFVVDLATKSRPESEAHPKLEGKVSLEVVAAGNPKAPAPPLPPQPRGTKTNRHRGRREWGLTGGDSEIEEGEIVQPEDERYSPLRLFRTGGTGGGTGRGRAAEPRPPRLPEGDDFLSLHADSDEEGDFGADSQPDPRWKGGGSDLRRKILSQRRLRAPPSPRSPSAASRKKPKRSRERGGAAWGGKKPPEPPPKPKERHRRRGSRSRSRRRSWSRGRRSRSREKRRSRRSGSGERPRRPRHKEKHRGEGKKKKKQRSRSRERRPSRRPSREGAGDPKTEKGGEQAARRREARAVVPPSVQELNDADLFAIKRTITVSRREGTPEPAKREVLYDSEGLSFEGFSDREPPEAPARGGKGESRPATESKKEKERKRSRTEERPPAREKYKKKFKETPGRPPPPPPEPAKGEKEKTARGEREKAPRKSKGGGHKDGEGVPAKPPASRKVKLQSKVAVLIREGVSSTTAAGKESGGSGSGGSIGVKFSRDAESRAPFLKPEEKAAAEAKAGGKAEPPKETGVKVKKAKAPKVKAGLKKPKGAGGKAKAGGEARKKRKTKPKGSLKKSKADSCSQGAGSSPLRLPPKVEPTWSGSEKSGGSPKPPSPPPGKATVTAAAVTVTPAAERELTPDSQTVDSSCKTPDVSFLPEEGPAGGSGNGGPPPATAVAVTGGPAGADPPRAEPEADSRSEAKEEAGRPLAPPPAPVAWNLQGGVDCATSGVLALTALLFKMEEANLASRAKAQELIQATNQILSHTKAPAPLGAPQPPAPAAHPPAPHAPPPYLLHGALPLVGCPSAPATPTGLPGVGGPAAAAGGVPAPLYGASSSAEAGKRDGSVSSEGRGDTDKYLKKLHTQERAVEEVKLAIKPYYQKKEITKDEYKDILRKAVHKYPPSRSGEINPVKVNNLVRAYVQRYKYFRKHGRRGGGGGAGGEEPLGGAGGTPQRFRGVPGQSPPPYAPPLNQHPTPPPPSPTPP